From Actinoplanes oblitus, a single genomic window includes:
- a CDS encoding ABC transporter permease, with product MTTEALARPRLFTTAWLPRYGVYAAILLLIAYNIAFTPYFLTLSNLRIQLIQAAPVVIVAMGMALVIGTEGIDLSVGSVMALAAALIPLYLGYGVIAAILVSLLAGVAVGLANGLLVAKVGLQPIVATLALFVGGRGLAVVISGGQLKDVRNEDFLYLGSGDLLQIPVLVWIAALLVAVVGFTVRRTVFGRRLLAIGGNRPAAELAGLPVKRVLIGVYVLCAVLASIAGLLSVSRIQSSDASAVGLLIELSAITAVVVGGTPLTGGRVRVLGTVAGALLMQLVVATMIKHDLPPSTTEMVQAVIILVAVYVARERRTR from the coding sequence ATGACCACTGAAGCCCTCGCCCGCCCGCGCCTGTTCACCACTGCCTGGCTGCCGAGATACGGCGTGTACGCGGCCATCCTGCTGCTGATCGCGTACAACATCGCGTTCACGCCGTACTTTCTGACGCTGAGCAACCTGCGGATCCAGCTGATCCAGGCGGCCCCCGTGGTGATCGTCGCGATGGGCATGGCGCTGGTGATCGGTACCGAGGGCATCGACCTCTCGGTCGGTTCGGTGATGGCGCTGGCCGCCGCCCTCATCCCGCTCTACCTGGGCTACGGGGTGATCGCCGCGATCCTGGTGTCGCTGCTGGCCGGTGTGGCGGTCGGACTGGCCAACGGCCTGCTGGTGGCGAAGGTCGGCCTGCAACCGATCGTGGCCACGCTGGCACTGTTCGTCGGCGGCCGTGGCCTGGCCGTGGTGATCTCCGGCGGCCAGCTCAAGGACGTCCGCAACGAGGACTTCCTCTACCTCGGCTCGGGTGACCTGCTCCAGATCCCGGTGCTGGTGTGGATCGCCGCGCTGCTGGTGGCGGTGGTCGGGTTCACGGTCCGCCGCACCGTGTTCGGCAGGCGGCTGCTGGCCATCGGTGGCAACCGGCCCGCCGCCGAGCTGGCCGGCCTGCCGGTCAAGCGGGTGCTGATCGGGGTCTACGTGCTCTGCGCGGTGCTCGCCTCGATCGCCGGCCTGCTCTCGGTCTCCCGCATCCAGTCCAGCGACGCCTCGGCGGTCGGCCTGCTGATCGAGCTCTCCGCGATCACCGCGGTGGTGGTCGGCGGCACCCCGCTCACCGGCGGCCGGGTCCGGGTGCTCGGCACCGTCGCCGGCGCCCTGCTCATGCAACTGGTGGTCGCCACCATGATCAAACACGACCTTCCGCCGTCCACCACCGAGATGGTGCAGGCCGTGATCATCCTGGTCGCGGTCTACGTGGCCCGGGAGAGGAGGACCCGGTGA
- a CDS encoding MarR family winged helix-turn-helix transcriptional regulator: MRLPRLIFLLFNADRAVRRWIDARSGDTGIGASGAGVLFYLAGHENALIGDVTAALGASPSGMSGLVNRLERGGCVTRSPDPADARAVRLALTPRGHQAVSRARELVDDLNEQLTDGFDEAEVAVVQRWLEHVTRVSLHRG; encoded by the coding sequence GTGCGCCTGCCTCGCCTGATCTTCCTGCTCTTCAACGCCGACCGCGCGGTCCGGCGCTGGATCGACGCCCGCTCCGGGGACACCGGCATCGGCGCGTCCGGCGCCGGCGTGCTCTTCTACCTCGCCGGCCACGAGAACGCCCTGATCGGGGACGTCACCGCGGCCCTCGGAGCGTCACCGTCCGGAATGAGCGGCCTGGTGAACCGCCTGGAGCGGGGCGGCTGCGTGACCCGCTCACCGGACCCGGCCGACGCCCGCGCCGTGCGGCTCGCCCTGACCCCGCGCGGGCACCAGGCGGTGAGCCGGGCCCGGGAGCTTGTCGACGACCTGAACGAGCAGCTGACAGACGGTTTCGACGAGGCCGAGGTGGCGGTGGTCCAGCGCTGGCTGGAGCACGTGACGCGGGTCTCGCTGCACCGCGGGTGA
- a CDS encoding glycosyltransferase family 2 protein, whose product MSSQPDVSVVIPTCDRPELAVRAARSALGQTHRNLEVIVVVDGPDDATVRALAEIGDRRLEVLVLPARGKAPNARNTGARHARGRFTAMLDDDDEWLPTKLSVQLELAGRARSGSPVVACRMVNRTPRADSIMPRRLPAPDEPISEYFTVRKGLFYGDGFIQTSTLMAPTELWRRVPFTVGLRRQQELDWALRALREPGTELIYAAEPLVLWHQDENRERISLENPWQEQLDWLRASRELFTPRAYAAFTLSVLSSMAAPTRDGALFRELLAEARRHGRPGALDYLTHLQIWALPPGLRHRLRDLVVGRRSATRPAETVEQVPADVD is encoded by the coding sequence ATGTCCTCTCAGCCGGATGTCAGTGTCGTCATACCGACGTGTGACCGGCCCGAGCTGGCCGTCCGCGCCGCGCGCAGCGCGCTCGGCCAGACGCATCGCAACCTCGAAGTGATCGTCGTGGTCGACGGCCCCGACGACGCCACCGTGCGGGCCCTCGCCGAGATCGGCGACCGCCGGCTGGAGGTGCTGGTGCTCCCCGCGCGGGGCAAGGCGCCGAACGCCCGGAACACCGGCGCCCGGCACGCCCGCGGCCGGTTCACCGCGATGCTCGACGACGACGACGAGTGGCTGCCCACCAAGCTCTCCGTGCAGCTGGAGCTGGCCGGCCGGGCCCGGTCCGGGTCGCCGGTGGTGGCCTGCCGGATGGTCAACCGCACGCCGCGCGCCGACTCGATCATGCCGCGCCGGCTGCCCGCGCCGGACGAGCCGATCAGCGAGTACTTCACCGTCCGCAAGGGACTCTTCTACGGCGACGGCTTCATCCAGACCTCCACGCTCATGGCGCCCACCGAGTTGTGGCGCAGAGTGCCGTTCACCGTGGGGCTGCGCCGCCAGCAGGAGCTGGACTGGGCGCTGCGGGCGCTGCGCGAGCCGGGCACCGAGCTGATCTACGCGGCCGAGCCGCTGGTCCTCTGGCACCAGGACGAGAACCGGGAGCGGATCAGCCTGGAGAACCCGTGGCAGGAGCAGCTGGACTGGTTGCGCGCCAGCCGGGAGCTGTTCACCCCGCGCGCCTACGCCGCGTTCACGCTCAGCGTGCTCAGCTCGATGGCCGCGCCGACCCGGGACGGTGCGTTGTTCCGTGAGCTGCTGGCCGAGGCCCGCCGGCACGGCCGTCCCGGTGCCCTCGACTATCTCACCCACCTGCAGATCTGGGCGCTTCCGCCGGGCCTGCGGCACCGCCTGCGGGACCTGGTGGTGGGCCGCCGGTCCGCGACCCGGCCGGCCGAGACGGTCGAACAGGTCCCCGCCGATGTCGACTGA
- a CDS encoding ABC transporter permease translates to MSVTLPAGSGRMAGVVRRQGALAVLLAVVVVSLALFPGFRSLDNAGTILVAAAPPMLIALGMTFVIITGGIDLSVGSLYVLGGVVAAWASPYGFVAALAAPLLLCGAIGVLNGVLISRTGMAPFIVTLAALLGARGLMRSISDEGSTTYLVENDAFHRLGTGSLLGVGIQVWLTAVLVALGVVLLNRTRFGHAVQAIGGSEDAAALMGLPVRRIKVGVYLLSGLLAGLAGAINAAKLGSGVTVLGGGMELDAIAAVVIGGTLLTGGSGSIAGTVAGVLLLGVLQNLINQNGDVNSNWQQVISGAFLAAVVVAQTYLARARRTRSP, encoded by the coding sequence ATGTCCGTCACGCTTCCCGCCGGCTCCGGCCGGATGGCCGGGGTGGTGCGGCGACAGGGCGCGCTGGCCGTGCTGCTCGCCGTGGTGGTGGTCAGCCTGGCCCTGTTCCCCGGCTTCCGCAGCCTGGACAACGCCGGGACGATACTGGTCGCCGCCGCCCCGCCGATGCTCATCGCGCTCGGCATGACGTTCGTGATCATCACGGGCGGCATCGACCTGTCGGTCGGCTCGCTCTACGTGCTCGGCGGTGTGGTGGCCGCCTGGGCCTCGCCGTACGGCTTCGTCGCCGCGCTGGCCGCGCCGCTGCTGTTGTGCGGGGCGATAGGCGTACTCAACGGGGTGTTGATCTCGCGAACCGGGATGGCGCCCTTCATCGTGACCCTGGCCGCGCTCCTCGGCGCCCGCGGGCTGATGCGCAGCATCAGCGACGAGGGCTCGACCACCTACCTGGTGGAGAACGACGCCTTCCACCGGCTCGGCACCGGCTCGCTGCTCGGCGTCGGCATCCAGGTCTGGCTGACCGCCGTCCTGGTGGCCCTCGGTGTGGTGCTGCTGAACCGCACCCGGTTCGGTCACGCGGTGCAGGCGATCGGCGGCAGCGAGGACGCCGCGGCCCTGATGGGCCTGCCGGTCCGCCGGATCAAGGTCGGGGTCTACCTGCTCTCCGGCCTGCTCGCCGGGCTGGCCGGCGCGATCAACGCGGCCAAGCTCGGCTCCGGCGTCACCGTGCTCGGCGGCGGCATGGAACTCGACGCCATCGCCGCCGTGGTCATCGGCGGCACCCTGCTCACCGGCGGCTCCGGTTCCATCGCCGGCACTGTCGCCGGTGTGTTGCTGCTCGGTGTCCTCCAGAACCTGATCAACCAGAACGGCGACGTGAACAGCAACTGGCAACAGGTGATCAGCGGCGCCTTCCTCGCCGCGGTGGTGGTGGCGCAGACCTATCTGGCCCGGGCCCGGCGCACCCGATCCCCCTGA
- a CDS encoding LCP family protein, with protein sequence MRRISRRRRRTPRWAFWTLVLGSALLVVGGGGAVGVRFAVAAATAEVGQDELLGGAKPIEEKKNANVDGAKNVLLVGIDQRPDQINGEPLRSDSIILLHINKDHSSGYLISLPRDTYVDIPAYDNGAQSFAGGKLKINAAFAFGTRGLKGKEALKHGFELLTMTVKELTGITPDAGAIIDFQGFRDVVKVLGRVCMYVDTTTTSIHRGTDANGKPAAPFVINKDGTLRSSISGVKPKVYTKGDHCFSPADALDFVRQRDLLGDKSLDYGRQRHQQQFFKAIINQAVSDGLDSPTKLPALLSAFGKSMTVDKGGIDLADWALGMRGLKPDRLVTIKTNAGKLNSKTVPGVGSVELLTSDSLQLLQAIKKDSIDSFLLGHPEFIAAN encoded by the coding sequence TTGCGCAGGATCAGCAGACGTCGACGCCGCACCCCCCGCTGGGCTTTCTGGACCCTGGTCCTGGGATCAGCCCTGCTGGTGGTCGGTGGCGGCGGCGCGGTGGGTGTGCGCTTCGCGGTCGCCGCGGCCACCGCCGAGGTCGGCCAGGACGAGCTGCTCGGCGGCGCCAAACCGATCGAGGAGAAGAAGAACGCCAACGTCGACGGCGCGAAGAATGTGCTGCTCGTCGGCATCGATCAGCGTCCCGACCAGATCAACGGCGAACCGCTGCGATCCGACTCGATCATCCTGCTGCACATCAACAAAGATCATTCGAGCGGCTATTTGATCTCGCTGCCCCGGGACACCTATGTCGACATCCCGGCCTATGACAACGGCGCGCAGTCCTTCGCCGGCGGCAAGCTGAAGATCAATGCGGCGTTCGCCTTCGGTACCCGCGGGCTGAAGGGCAAGGAGGCGCTGAAACACGGCTTCGAGCTGCTCACCATGACGGTGAAGGAGCTGACCGGGATCACCCCGGACGCCGGGGCGATCATCGACTTCCAGGGCTTCCGCGACGTGGTCAAGGTGCTCGGCAGGGTCTGTATGTATGTGGACACCACGACCACCTCGATCCACCGGGGCACCGACGCCAACGGCAAGCCCGCGGCCCCCTTCGTGATCAACAAGGACGGCACGCTGCGGTCGTCGATCTCCGGGGTCAAGCCGAAGGTCTATACGAAGGGCGACCACTGCTTCAGCCCGGCCGACGCGCTCGATTTCGTCCGGCAGCGTGACCTGCTCGGCGACAAGTCCCTGGACTACGGACGGCAGCGGCACCAGCAGCAGTTCTTCAAGGCGATCATCAACCAGGCGGTGTCGGACGGGCTGGACTCGCCGACCAAGCTGCCGGCGCTGCTCAGTGCGTTCGGCAAGTCGATGACGGTGGACAAGGGCGGCATCGACCTGGCCGACTGGGCGCTGGGGATGCGCGGCCTCAAGCCGGACCGGCTGGTCACCATCAAGACCAACGCCGGCAAGCTGAACTCTAAGACGGTGCCCGGGGTGGGCAGTGTCGAGCTGCTCACCAGCGACAGCCTGCAGCTGCTGCAGGCGATCAAGAAGGACAGCATCGACAGCTTCCTGCTGGGCCACCCGGAGTTCATCGCGGCGAACTGA
- a CDS encoding cytosine permease yields the protein MTSTDTLPGDRAGQIEQRGIEFVPDAERHGRPRELFALWAAPNVSYVSLTLGGMLTGLLGLSWQSGLVITVLGNLFWVLIGILAVSGTSSGTPSEVVSRTMFGVRGNRVNIAVTGWLLCVSYIALNLAAAALAAFALSGVLGWEPGTAGQVVLVIVIAAVTLALSVYGHATITRLYQPFSAILAAAFAILGGFVVAHTNWDWRPAEQLSGSALTAAWMAGIASCRPGSTRSSCSRWCSG from the coding sequence ATGACGTCCACCGATACGCTGCCGGGTGACCGCGCGGGGCAGATCGAACAACGCGGCATCGAGTTCGTCCCCGACGCCGAACGGCATGGCCGGCCCCGCGAGCTGTTCGCGCTCTGGGCCGCACCGAACGTCAGCTACGTCTCGCTCACCCTGGGCGGGATGCTGACCGGGCTGCTCGGGCTGAGCTGGCAGAGCGGCCTGGTCATCACGGTGCTCGGCAACCTGTTCTGGGTGCTGATCGGCATCCTGGCGGTCAGCGGCACGTCGTCCGGCACGCCGAGCGAGGTGGTCTCGCGGACCATGTTCGGGGTACGCGGCAACCGGGTGAACATCGCGGTCACCGGGTGGCTGCTCTGCGTCTCGTACATCGCGCTGAACCTGGCGGCCGCCGCGCTCGCCGCGTTCGCCCTGTCCGGCGTGCTGGGCTGGGAGCCGGGCACCGCCGGCCAGGTGGTGCTGGTGATCGTGATCGCCGCCGTGACGCTGGCCCTGAGTGTCTACGGGCACGCCACCATCACCCGGCTCTACCAGCCGTTCTCGGCGATCCTGGCGGCCGCGTTCGCGATCCTCGGCGGCTTCGTGGTGGCGCACACCAACTGGGACTGGCGGCCGGCCGAGCAGTTGTCGGGCAGCGCCCTGACCGCCGCCTGGATGGCCGGGATCGCGTCCTGCCGGCCTGGTTCTACCCGGTCTTCCTGCTCGCGGTGGTGCTCGGGCTGA
- a CDS encoding pyruvoyl-dependent arginine decarboxylase produces MADSVVYDQIPVVRAIGRGTTSLAAFHDALVTMECGFYNLVRLSSVIPPGTTVDASGKAPVPVGAWGDKLYCVYAEQHATQVGEEAWAGIGWVQRRDGKGGLFVEHEGTSESFVREAIKASLGDLVKGHEDEFDGPDFVVHGVVCDGEPVCALVLAPYETASWRGIRATDPPGMN; encoded by the coding sequence ATGGCTGACTCCGTCGTCTACGACCAGATCCCCGTCGTTCGCGCCATCGGGCGGGGCACCACGTCGCTCGCCGCGTTCCACGACGCACTGGTGACCATGGAGTGCGGTTTCTACAACCTGGTCCGGCTCTCCAGCGTCATCCCGCCCGGCACCACCGTCGACGCCAGCGGCAAGGCGCCGGTCCCGGTCGGCGCCTGGGGCGACAAGCTGTACTGCGTCTACGCCGAGCAGCACGCCACCCAGGTCGGCGAGGAGGCGTGGGCCGGCATCGGCTGGGTGCAGCGGCGCGACGGCAAGGGCGGCCTCTTCGTCGAGCACGAGGGCACCAGCGAGTCGTTCGTCCGCGAGGCCATCAAGGCCAGCCTCGGTGACCTGGTCAAGGGGCACGAGGACGAGTTCGACGGGCCGGACTTCGTGGTGCACGGCGTGGTCTGCGACGGGGAGCCGGTGTGCGCGCTGGTGCTGGCGCCGTACGAGACCGCCTCGTGGCGCGGCATCCGTGCCACCGACCCGCCCGGCATGAACTGA
- a CDS encoding glycosyltransferase, whose protein sequence is MSTERRVAIWRSAMLLGSETFIRNQGDALSRWTPAYVGATRIESALSRPDDVIAFPDGNGFLRLRLTGASPRLHQTLASVRPDLVHAHFGGDGWLVSHTAARLGVPLVVTLHGHDVTRQPASPGAKGVRYRRNLRTVFRRAALVVAVSEVIRERAIHWGADPAKVVVHYTGVPVPAAVPMVPKRWDVAFVGRFVAKKGVDDLLTALARIATPRPRALFIGDGELMPAMRARAEELRVDATFVGSESPAAVTRHLSESRILACPSKTAPDGDTEGLPTTVMEAGALGLPVVATRHSGIPEAVLDGETGLLTPEADPVALAAALTRLLGDAELRHRLGAQARRRIGTRFDLVEQNRRLEDRYDQVTADATLTSQH, encoded by the coding sequence ATGTCGACTGAGCGCCGGGTGGCGATCTGGCGCAGCGCGATGCTGCTCGGATCCGAGACGTTCATCCGCAACCAGGGTGACGCGCTGTCCCGCTGGACCCCGGCCTACGTGGGCGCCACCCGGATCGAGTCGGCGCTGTCCCGCCCGGACGACGTGATCGCCTTCCCGGACGGCAACGGTTTCCTGCGGCTGCGGCTGACCGGGGCTTCGCCCCGGCTGCACCAGACCCTCGCTTCGGTACGCCCGGACCTGGTGCACGCCCACTTCGGCGGGGACGGCTGGCTGGTCAGCCACACGGCCGCCCGGCTCGGCGTGCCCCTCGTGGTGACCCTGCACGGACACGACGTCACCCGGCAGCCGGCCAGTCCCGGTGCCAAAGGCGTACGGTATCGCCGCAATCTGCGCACCGTCTTCCGTCGCGCGGCCCTGGTCGTCGCGGTCTCCGAGGTGATCCGGGAGCGGGCGATCCACTGGGGCGCCGACCCGGCGAAGGTAGTGGTGCACTACACCGGCGTGCCGGTCCCGGCGGCCGTCCCGATGGTCCCGAAGCGCTGGGACGTGGCGTTCGTCGGCCGGTTCGTCGCCAAGAAGGGCGTCGACGACCTGCTCACGGCGCTCGCCCGGATCGCGACGCCCCGCCCGCGCGCGCTGTTCATCGGTGACGGCGAGCTGATGCCGGCGATGCGCGCCCGCGCCGAGGAGTTGCGGGTGGACGCCACGTTCGTGGGCAGCGAGTCACCCGCGGCGGTGACCCGGCACCTGTCCGAGTCCCGGATCCTGGCCTGCCCGTCGAAGACCGCCCCGGACGGCGACACCGAAGGCCTGCCCACCACGGTCATGGAGGCCGGCGCGCTGGGTCTGCCGGTCGTCGCCACCCGGCACAGCGGCATCCCGGAAGCGGTCCTCGACGGCGAGACCGGCCTGCTCACCCCGGAGGCCGACCCGGTCGCGCTGGCCGCCGCGCTGACCCGCCTGCTCGGCGACGCGGAGCTGCGCCACCGCCTCGGCGCCCAGGCCCGCCGCCGCATCGGCACCCGGTTCGACCTGGTGGAGCAGAACCGCCGCCTGGAGGATCGCTATGACCAGGTGACCGCTGACGCCACGCTGACCAGCCAGCACTGA
- a CDS encoding sugar ABC transporter ATP-binding protein, translating to MALLEVAGVSKIFPGVRALDGVSFTLNPGEVHALVGENGAGKSTLIKVLTGVYQPDGGELRYQGQPVRFGTPLDAQRAGISTIYQEVNLVPLMSVAHNLFLGREPRNRFGMLDEARMVRESTEVLAGYGVRTDVRRRLGTLPLGAQQMVALARAVMIDAKVVVMDEPTSSLEPREVETLFGVIRDLHARGIGIIYVSHRLDELYRICDAVTILRDGKLVHTGAMAGLERRKLVSLMIGREFGEDFTSFSEVPQRAGAGGPVLKVTGLTSRPRLDDISFEVRPGEVVGLGGLLGAGRSETVKAIGGAYPVDAGEIEVDGVKLGKPSTVRAVRAGVATQPEDRKAEGIVPGLSIRDNIALAILPRMTRFGLISDRKIDEVVATYMSRLRIKASSPHQVVGDLSGGNQQKVLLARLLATGPKVLLLDEPTRGIDVGAKAEVQALIDELAGEGLGVVLVSSDAEELVEGAHRVVVLRDGAVVGTLTGDRVTTEALMATIAEAADDH from the coding sequence ATGGCGCTGCTGGAAGTGGCAGGTGTTTCCAAGATCTTCCCGGGTGTGCGCGCGCTGGACGGGGTGTCCTTCACCCTGAACCCGGGCGAGGTGCACGCGCTCGTGGGGGAGAACGGCGCCGGCAAGTCGACGTTGATCAAAGTGCTCACCGGCGTGTACCAGCCGGACGGCGGTGAGCTGCGCTACCAGGGGCAGCCGGTCCGGTTCGGCACCCCGCTGGACGCCCAGCGCGCCGGGATCTCGACCATCTACCAGGAGGTCAACCTGGTCCCGCTGATGAGCGTGGCGCACAACCTGTTCCTCGGCCGCGAGCCGCGCAACCGCTTCGGGATGCTCGACGAGGCCCGGATGGTGCGCGAGTCCACCGAGGTCCTGGCCGGGTACGGCGTGCGTACCGACGTGCGCCGCCGGCTCGGCACGCTCCCGCTGGGCGCGCAGCAGATGGTGGCGCTGGCCCGGGCCGTCATGATCGACGCCAAGGTGGTGGTGATGGACGAGCCCACCTCGTCGCTGGAACCACGCGAGGTGGAGACGCTCTTCGGGGTGATCCGGGACCTGCACGCCCGGGGGATCGGCATCATCTACGTCTCGCACCGGCTCGACGAGCTCTACCGGATCTGTGACGCGGTCACGATCCTGCGCGACGGCAAGCTGGTGCACACCGGCGCGATGGCCGGCCTGGAACGCCGCAAGCTGGTCTCGCTGATGATCGGCCGCGAGTTCGGCGAGGACTTCACCAGCTTCAGCGAGGTTCCGCAGCGGGCCGGGGCCGGCGGGCCGGTGCTCAAGGTGACCGGCCTGACCAGCCGGCCGCGGCTCGACGACATCAGCTTCGAGGTGCGGCCCGGCGAGGTGGTCGGGCTCGGCGGCCTGCTCGGCGCCGGCCGCAGCGAAACCGTCAAGGCGATTGGCGGCGCCTACCCGGTGGACGCCGGCGAGATCGAGGTGGACGGCGTCAAGCTGGGCAAACCCAGTACGGTACGCGCGGTCCGGGCCGGCGTGGCGACCCAGCCGGAGGACCGCAAGGCCGAGGGCATCGTCCCCGGGCTGTCCATCCGGGACAACATCGCGCTGGCCATCCTCCCGCGGATGACCCGGTTCGGCCTCATCAGCGACCGGAAGATCGACGAGGTGGTGGCCACCTACATGAGCCGGTTGCGGATCAAGGCGTCCAGCCCGCACCAGGTGGTCGGTGACCTGTCCGGCGGCAACCAGCAGAAGGTGCTGCTGGCCCGGCTGCTCGCCACCGGCCCCAAGGTGCTGCTGCTGGACGAGCCGACCCGGGGCATCGACGTCGGCGCCAAGGCCGAGGTGCAGGCGCTCATCGACGAGCTGGCCGGCGAGGGACTGGGCGTCGTGCTGGTCTCCTCGGACGCCGAGGAACTGGTCGAGGGCGCCCACCGGGTGGTGGTGCTGCGCGACGGAGCGGTGGTCGGCACCCTCACCGGCGACCGGGTGACCACCGAGGCCCTGATGGCCACTATCGCGGAGGCCGCCGATGACCACTGA
- a CDS encoding diacylglycerol/lipid kinase family protein, which produces MRSKQRLTEDIRRERRAALVVNTRSRRGRQLYEDARRRLLAAGFELLGTYAMEESDDLEALLEDALAKGPDLLIAGGGDGTISTAGRLLAHRDVALGLLPLGTTNNFARTVRIATGLDAAIATLVDGKVIDVDLGLAGDRPFTNHVGIGLSAEVMTSVPAPLKRLAGRVAYPITALGLLARHRPLRATIRAEGRELRFDTHQVYVANGGFHAGRPITADAHADDRLLVAYPVGGPSRRELLRETARNAATGHRRTLRECPFLAVRELWLETDRPAAVEVDGEPCGSTPMRIAVDPNALRIMAPPDSPDL; this is translated from the coding sequence GTGCGGAGCAAGCAGCGACTCACCGAGGACATCCGCCGGGAGCGCCGGGCGGCCCTGGTCGTCAACACGCGGTCGCGGCGTGGGCGGCAGCTCTACGAGGACGCGCGGCGCCGGCTGCTCGCGGCCGGGTTCGAGCTGCTCGGCACGTATGCCATGGAGGAGTCCGACGACCTGGAGGCGCTGCTCGAGGACGCTCTCGCCAAAGGCCCCGACCTGCTGATCGCCGGCGGTGGCGACGGGACGATCAGCACCGCCGGGCGGCTGCTCGCGCACCGCGACGTGGCACTCGGGCTGCTGCCGCTGGGCACCACCAACAACTTCGCCCGGACCGTGCGGATCGCGACCGGCCTGGACGCCGCCATCGCCACCCTCGTCGACGGCAAGGTGATCGACGTGGACCTGGGGCTCGCCGGGGACCGGCCGTTCACCAACCACGTCGGGATCGGCCTCTCCGCCGAGGTGATGACCAGCGTGCCGGCGCCGCTGAAACGGCTGGCCGGGCGGGTCGCCTACCCGATCACCGCGCTCGGCCTGCTGGCCCGGCACCGGCCGCTGCGCGCCACGATCCGCGCCGAGGGCCGGGAGCTGCGGTTCGACACCCACCAGGTGTACGTGGCGAACGGCGGCTTCCACGCCGGGCGCCCGATCACCGCTGACGCGCATGCCGACGATCGGTTGCTGGTGGCGTACCCGGTCGGCGGCCCGTCCCGCCGCGAGCTGCTGCGCGAGACGGCCCGCAACGCCGCCACCGGCCACCGCCGCACCCTGCGCGAATGCCCGTTCCTGGCAGTCCGCGAGCTCTGGCTGGAGACCGACCGCCCGGCCGCGGTCGAGGTCGACGGCGAACCGTGCGGCAGCACCCCGATGCGGATCGCCGTCGACCCGAACGCCCTGCGCATCATGGCCCCGCCGGACAGTCCCGACCTCTGA
- a CDS encoding SelT/SelW/SelH family protein — protein sequence MSERTPRLEIEYCTQCRWLLRAAWLAQELLTTFPRDLGEVALVPGIGGVFEVRLDGEVLWNRKPDGFPDLPQLKRMVRDRVAPGRDLGHSDRSASSE from the coding sequence GTGAGTGAGCGGACGCCTCGACTTGAGATCGAATACTGCACGCAGTGCCGCTGGCTGCTGCGGGCCGCGTGGCTGGCGCAGGAGTTGTTGACCACGTTCCCGCGGGATCTGGGTGAGGTGGCGCTGGTTCCGGGGATCGGCGGGGTGTTCGAGGTGCGGCTGGACGGCGAGGTCCTGTGGAACCGGAAGCCTGACGGGTTCCCGGACCTGCCTCAGCTCAAGCGGATGGTGCGTGATCGCGTCGCGCCCGGCCGCGACCTGGGTCACTCCGACCGCTCAGCCTCCTCCGAGTAA
- a CDS encoding alpha/beta hydrolase family protein, which yields MRNNETVRIPVATGGAIVATVFEPSVADAVLVLHPATATPQGFYASFAGYLADNGIATVTYDYRGTGLSGHPRDHRDLGMRDWIGVDAPAVAAWAGQRFPGLPRLALGHSLGGHVIALGAAGTDLAASVIVASHIAAIHTIPSRMERFRVRLLLHLLGPLAGRFYGYVPARRLGLGENLPSAAMAEWGGWARMDNYFFDDPSMRARERAASLTGPVLAVGTSDDPWSTPRQMDALTTHLTSADVERRTYTPAAAGVPMIGHHGLLRRSMREAVWPELLAWLHTHAAKATR from the coding sequence ATGCGAAATAACGAGACGGTGCGGATCCCGGTCGCGACCGGGGGTGCCATCGTGGCCACGGTGTTCGAGCCGTCCGTCGCGGACGCCGTCCTCGTGCTGCATCCGGCGACCGCCACCCCGCAGGGTTTCTACGCCTCGTTCGCCGGCTATCTCGCGGACAACGGGATCGCCACGGTCACCTACGACTACCGCGGCACCGGTCTGTCCGGCCACCCCCGCGACCACCGCGACCTGGGCATGCGTGACTGGATCGGGGTGGACGCGCCGGCCGTCGCGGCCTGGGCCGGGCAGCGCTTCCCCGGCCTGCCCCGGCTCGCCCTCGGGCACAGCCTCGGTGGGCACGTGATCGCGCTGGGCGCGGCCGGCACCGACCTGGCCGCCTCGGTGATCGTCGCCTCGCACATCGCCGCGATCCACACCATCCCGAGCCGGATGGAACGGTTCCGGGTGCGCCTGCTGCTGCACCTGCTGGGCCCGCTCGCCGGCCGGTTCTACGGTTACGTCCCGGCCCGCCGGCTCGGCCTCGGGGAGAACCTGCCGTCCGCCGCGATGGCCGAGTGGGGCGGCTGGGCGCGGATGGACAACTACTTCTTCGACGATCCGTCGATGCGCGCCCGGGAGCGGGCCGCGAGCCTCACCGGGCCGGTCCTGGCCGTCGGCACCTCTGACGACCCGTGGTCCACACCCCGCCAGATGGACGCGCTCACCACCCACCTGACCAGCGCCGACGTGGAGCGGCGGACCTACACGCCGGCCGCCGCCGGGGTGCCGATGATCGGGCATCACGGGCTGCTGCGCCGCTCGATGCGGGAGGCGGTCTGGCCGGAACTGCTGGCCTGGTTGCACACGCACGCGGCGAAGGCGACAAGATGA